Sequence from the Pseudomonas sp. LS.1a genome:
TCAGCGGCAGGCCGTACTTGTAGTTTTCGTACATGATGTCGGCGCTGTCGCAGGTCGGGCCGGCGATGACCACTTCTTCGGCCTCGCCTTTCTTCTCGGTCCAGATCGGGAACTTGATGGCTTCGTCCATGGTTTCGATCAGGCCGGAGAACTTGCCCACGTCGGTGTAGATCCAGCGCTCGACAGCGGTGCGCGACTTGCGTGCAACCAGTACCACTTCGCTGACCAGGATACCGGCGTTGGCAATCAGCGAACGGCCCGGCTCGAGGATGATTTCCGGCAGGTCGTCACCGAAGTCTTCCTTCAGGAAGCGGATGATCTCTTCGGCGTAGGTTTCCAGGCTGTTGGTCCGGGTGATGTAGTTGGCCGGGAAGCCGCCACCCATGTTGATCAGCTTCAGCTCGATGCCGTCTTCTTCCTTCAGGCGCTCGAAGATCACCTTGACCTTGGCGATGGCAGCGTCCCATACGCTGATGTCGCGCTGCTGCGAGCCAACATGGAAGGAAATGCCGTAAGGCACCAGGCCCAGGTCGCGGGCGAGGATCAGCAGGTCCATGGCCATGTCGGTCTGGCAGCCGAATTTGCGCGACAGCGGCCAGTCGGCAGTGGTCGAGCCTTCGGTGAGGATACGCACGTACACTTTCGAGCCCGGCGCGGCCTTGGCGATGTTGCGCAGGTCGGCTTCCGAGTCGGTGGCATACAGGCGCACGCCCTTCTCGTAGAAGTAGCGGATGTCCTTGGACTTCTTGATGGTGTTGCCGTAGCTGATGCGGTCGGCGGTTACACCGCGGCCCAGCACCTTGTCCAGCTCGTAGATCGAGGCGATGTCGAAGCTCGAACCTTTTTCCTTGAGCAGGTCGATGATCTCGACGGCCGGGTTGGCCTTGACCGCGTAGTACACCTTGGCGAATTCGAAACCAGCACGCAGGTCGTCATAGGCCTGGCTGATCATCTGGGTATCGATGAGTACGAACGGGGTTTCCTGCTTGTCGGCGAACGCCTTCATTTTCTGGAAGGTGTCACGCGCGAAATAGTCTTCGACCTGGATCGACATGCTCAGGGACTCCATGGGCAAACTGAAAGATTAAGTGGCTGCAAACTGAACGTCCTCCGTATCCCCACTTTGGTTCGCCTACTCAGTACTTGAGCCGGATGGATCGTTTCCAGCATGGACGTTCGGCGCGCACTTTAGGGCGTGAAGAATGCAGAATCAACAGGCAATCCGGGCGTGATCGACGTGGATCGACGACCAGCCATTTGAATAACCGACTCGTGTGACCAGCTGATGTTCCCCGCAGTGTTTCAAGCGTAAAAAATTGTGGAATGGACCAAATTGGCCCCTTCGCGGGTAAACCCGTTCCCACAGGGTTTTCACGCTTCCTGTGGGAGCGGGTTTACCCGCGAAGAGTCCTGTGGTGTTCATATTTATGGCCACAATGCTTCGCACTGCCGTCCATGAAAAAGACAATAAATTTTTTGTTACCGACTGGCGGAATTGCCGGTTTTGATGAGAAACATTACTATTCGCACCCTTGTCCGCCTCCCTGATGACCCCGACCGTGTCCGGACCCAAAGGCTTCCTCGACCACTACCACGAGCTGATCGGCACCTGGACGCGCAAGTTGCGCAGTCGACCGCAGGCCGAGGACCTCACCCACGATGCCTTTGTCCGGGTACTGGAAAACCCGCGCGAGCAGGTTGAGCAGCCCCGCGCCTACCTGCACCAGACCGCGCGCAACATTGCCGTGGACGGTTTCCGTCGCGAGGACCGCCGCCAGGCCCTGGAGCTGGAAGCCTTCGATGAAGGCGTGGCCGGTAATGGCGACCCCGAGGCCTACGTGCATGCGCTGGAGCTGGCCGACAGGGTCGAGCGGGCGCTGGCCGAACTGCCGCTCAATTGCCGGCAGGTGTTCATCTGGCAGAAGCTCGAAGGCCTGACCCAGGCCGAGATCGCCGAGCGCATGGGGTTGAGCAAGAACATGGTCGAAAAGTATATGATCCGCACGCTCCGGCATCTGCGTGAGCACCTGGATGTGTCGGCATGATGAGTCAGGAGACCTTTTCGATGAAACAGCACGGTACCGGTACCGTCCGCGAGCAGGCGGCCGCATGGTTTGCCCGCGTGCAGGATGCGCCTCGCGATGCCGTGCTGCAGGCGCAACTGCACGCCTGGCTGGAAGGCGATGCACGGCACCGTGAAGAGTACCAGCAGCTCGCCCGCCTGTGGCAGGCCGCCGACTTCATCCCCCGCCAGCGCCTGGAAGCGCTGTGCCAGCCAGCCCCGGTACGTCAGTTGCCACGTCGACGCTTTGTGCGCCAGGCCTTGGCCGCCAGTGTGGCCGCACTGGCGTTGGGGCTGGGCTGGGGTGGCTGGCACTACCAGCAACTGAATCACCAGGGCAGTTTGCAGACAGCCTTCAACGAACGCCGCCAGGTTGACCTGCCGGATGGTTCGCACCTTGAACTCAACGGCAGTACGCAAGTGCAGGTCGCCTTCAGCGCCGGCCAGCGGCATGTCCGGCTGATGGCGGGTGAAGTGATGTTCACCGTCGCCCATGACAGTGGCAGGCCGTTCGTGGTCGACACCGCCCAGGGGAGCGTGACTGTCACCGGTACCCGTTTCGATGTCCGGCTGGACCCGGCCAGCACGCGCGTGGCGGTGGAGCAGGGCTCGGTGCGTGTGCAGGGCAAGGGCGCCTCGCTGGCGCAGCTCACGGCTGGCCAGGGCTCGCATATCGATGCACAAGGCCAGGTGGCCGCACCCTATGCGGTGAATACCGATGCCCTGACGGCCTGGCGCCAAGGCCGGCTGGTGTTCGACAACGCCACCCTGGCCGAGGTGGTGGCAGAAGCTTCGCGTTACCGCAGCCAGCCGCTGCGGGTCGCCCCCGGCAAAGTCGCCCAACTGCGGCTGTCCAGCACCTTCAGCACCGACGACACCGACGCGCTGCTGCGCGCCTTGCCGAGCATCCTGCCGGTGGCCATCAAGGCCCATGAAGATGGCTCGCGCGAAATAATCGCGAAATAGATTCAGGTTTTTTTTCGCTCGTTCGTCTTCCCCGCCAGCTGCAACTGCCAAGCATTTCCATTTGCATGCGGTTGGCGTTTATTCCGTATTCCAGGAAGTTTCGACGACGTGAACAACAACAAGCCCTTTCCACGCTTCCGCGCTCTGGCGCTGGCCCTGGCGGTCAGTGCCGTGGCCGTCAACGGCCAGGCCGCAGAGGCCGGCAGCACCATCCAGATCCAGGCCCAACCCTTGGCTTCGGCGCTGAACCAGCTGGGCCAGCAGACCAACCTGCAGCTGTTCTTCAGCCCCGAACTGGTGGCCGGCAAGCAAGCCCCGGCGGTGTCCGGCCAGCTGGCGCCCGAGCAGGCGCTGCAGCAGCTGCTGCAAGGCAGCGGCCTGACCTACGAGATGTCCCAGGGCACCGTGGTGGTCAAGCCGGCGCAGGCTGATGGCACCTTCACCACTGGCAGCCTGGAACTGGCGCCCACCGACATCAAGGTGGTGGGTGACTGGCTGGGCGATGCCCAGCAGAGCGTGGTGCAGAACCACCCCGGCGCGCGCACGGTGGTGCGCCGCGAGGCGATGGTGGAGAAGGGCGCAATGAACGTGCGCGATGTGCTGCGCGGCATCCCGGGCGTGCAGGTGCAGGACTCCAACGGCACCGGCGGCAGCGACCTGTCGCTGAACGTGGGCGTTCGCGGCCTGACTTCACGCCTGTCGCCACGCTCCACGGTACTGATCGACGGTATCCCGGCCGCTTTCGCGCCCTATGGGCAGCCGCAGTTGTCGATGGCGCCGATTTCCTCGGGCAACCTCGACAGCATCGACGTGGTACGTGGCGCCGGTTCCGTGCGTTATGGCCCGCAGAACGTCGGCGGGGTGATCAACTTCGTTACCCGGGCGATCCCGGAGAAGGCCTCGGCGGAGCTGTCCACCACCCTGGAAACCTCCCGGCATGGTGGCTGGAAGCATACCGAATCGGCCTTCGTCGGCGGCACGGCGGACAACGGCATGGGTGTGGCGCTGCTGTACACCGGGGTGAATGGCAACGGCTACCGTGAAAGCAACAACGGCAACGATATCGATGACGTCATCCTCAAGACCCACTGGGCGCCGACTGACGTCGACGAGTTCTGGCTCAACTTCCACTATTACGATGGCCGTGCCGACATGCCCGGCGGCCTGACCCAGGCCCAGTACGACAGCAACCCGTACCAGTCGCTGCGCGACTACGACTACTTCGCCGGCCGGCGCAAGGATGTGTCGTTCAAGTGGCAGCGGCAGCTCGACGACGCCACCCAGTTCGAAGTGCTGACCTACTACACCGACAGCTTCCGCGGCAGCGCCATTGCCTCGCGCGACATGAAGACCCTGTCGTCGTACCCGCGCAACTACCACACCTTCGCCATCGAACCACGGCTGTCGCGGATCTTCTTCGCCGGCCCGACCACCCAGGAAGTCAGCGTGGGTTACCGCTACCTGAAGGAAGCGATGCGTGAGCAGTCGACCCGCCTGGCGCTGATCGACAATGTGCCGACGCCAACCCCGACCTCCGACGGCCATGTGTTCCAGGACCGCAGTGGCGGTACCGAGGCCAGCGCCTACTACATCGACGACAAGATCGACGTGGGTAACTGGACCATCACCCCGGGCATCCGCTTCGAGCACATCAACACCGACTGGCGCGACCGCCCGGTGCTCGGTGCCAACGGCCAGCCGGTGCCAGAGAAGAAACGCAGCATCACCAGCAACGAGCCGCTGCCGGCGCTGAGCGTGATGTACCACCTCTCCGATGCGTGGAAGTTGTTCGCCAACTACGAGACCTCGTTTGGCAGCCTGCAGTACTTCCAGCTGGGCCAGGGCGGTACTGGCAACAGCACGGCCAATGGCCTGGAACCGGAAAAGGCCAAGACCTACGAAATCGGTACCCGCTATGACAATGGCGCCTTTGCCGGTGAGCTGACGGCGTTCTACATCGACTTCGACGACGAACTGCAGTACATCAGCAACGACGTGGGTTGGACCAACCTCGGCGCGACCAAGCACCAGGGTATCGAGGCTTCGGTGCGCTATGACCTGGCGGGGCTTGACCCGCGCCTGGAAGGGCTGTCGGTGAGCGGTGGCTACACCTATACCCGCGCTACTTATGAAGGGGACATTCCTGGCTTCAAGGGCCGTGACCTGCCGTTCTATTCACGCCAGGTGGCCACTGCCGGGGTGCGCTACGCGGTCAACCACTGGACCTGGAACCTGGATGCCTACGCCCAATCCAAACAGCGTGCACCGGGTACGGGGATCAATGCCGATGGCAGCTTCAACGGCGACTACATCACCGAGCCGAGTGCGGACGGGCAGTTCGGCGACATTCCGGGTTACGTGACCTGGCATGCGCGTGGCGGCTATGAGTTCGGACCGGAAATGTCCAACCTGAAGTTGGCGGCGGGGGTGAAGAACCTGTTCGACAAGCAGTACTTCACCCGCTCCAGCGACAACAATGCCGGCATCTATGTGGGTGAGCCACGGACCTTCTATGTGCAGGCCAGTGTAGGGTTCTGACACCGCGTCGCCTGTTCGCGGGTGAACCCGCTCCCACAGGTATCGCGCAGGTCATCAGCTTGCGCAGTCCCTGTGGGAGCGGGTTTACCCGCGAAGAGGCCGATTCAGGAAATCACCGCCTCGGCCGGCGAAACGATGCTGGTCTTGGCCCCCCGCGAACGCCCCGAACTCAGGTAAGCCGCAATCGACTCCTGGGTCACTTCACCCAGGAACACCTGCTCGGCATCCAGCACCGGCAGCCACGCCCGGTTGAATTCGTACATCCGCGACAACAGGATGCGCAAATGCTCATCATGCGCCGCGGTTGCATTGAACGGCCGCAGGAAGTCGCCACAGGTCCCTTGCTGGCGATGCATATCACGCCGGCGCACGTAGCCCAGTGCCTTGTTCTGCGCATCGGTCACCACCACGTAACGGCGGTCGTGCTCGTCCAGCAGCTCCAGCGCATCGCTCACCGGCGTCTGCGGGCTCACCGATGGCGCGTTGTCTGCCGCATCCTCGGCACGCACCAGCAGCAGGCGCTTGAGGGTGCTGTCCTGGCCGACGAAGTTGCTGACGAACTCATCCGCCGGATGCGCCAGCAGGGTGTCCGGGTGGTCCAGCTGCAACAGCTTGCCGGCACGGAAAATGGCGATCTTGTCGCCCAGCTTGATCGCTTCGTCGATGTCGTGGCTGACCATGATCACCGTCTTGTTCAGCGCCCGCTGCATCTCGAAGAACTCGTTCTGGATCATCTCGCGGTTGATCGGGTCGACCGCGCCGAACGGCTCGTCCATCAGCAGCACCGGCGCTTCCGCCGCCAAGGCGCGGATCACGCCGATACGCTGCTGCTGGCCACCGGACAGCTCGCGCGGGTAGCGTTGCAGGTACTGCTTGGGCTCCAGCTTGATCATGTGCATCAGCTCGCGGGCGCGTTCATGGCACTTCTGTTTGTCCCAGCCGAGCAGGCGCGGCACCACGGTGATGTTCTCCTCGATGGTCATGTTGGGGAACAGGCCGATCTGCTGGATCACGTAGCCGATGTGCCGGCGCAGGGTGACTTCGTCCAGCCCGGTGGTGTCTTCGCCATTGATGAACACCTGGCCGGAAGTGGGGGTGATCAGGCGGTTGATCATTTTCAGGGTAGTGCTCTTGCCGCAGCCCGAGGGGCCGAGGAACACGCAGATTTCCCCTTCGTTGACGGTGAGGCTTACCGCGTCGACGGCTTTGACGTCCTTGCCGTTGACGTTGAAGGTTTTGCTGAGGTTCTTCAGTTCGATCATGAGCGCAGTCCTTCTGGAGTCAGGGCACGTTGCAGGGTTTGCAGCAGCAGGTCGGCGATGATCGCCAGCAGGCTGACCAGCACGGCGCCGACCAGCAGCATCGACATGTCGCTGCGGCTGATGGAGGTAAGGATGAGTACGCCGAGGCCGCCGGCGCCGATGGTGGCGGCGATGGTCATGACGCCGATGTTCATCACCACGGCGGTGCGCACGCCGGCGAGAATCACCGGCACGGCGATGGGCAGTTCGACCATGCGCAGGCGCTGGCCGAAGGTCATGCCGATGCCGCGCGCGGCTTCACGGATGCCGGGCTCGACGTTGGTCAGGGCCAGGTAGGTGTTGCGCAGGATCGGCAGCAGTGAATAGAGGAACACCGCAGTGATCGCCGGCAGCGGCCCGAGGCCCTGGCCGAACCTGGAGTAGAACGGCAGCAGCAGGCCGAACAGGGCGATGGACGGGATGGTCAGCAGCACCGTGGCACTGGCCTGCAATGGGCCGGCGACGGCCGGGAAGCGGGTCATCAGGATGCCCAGCGGTACGCCGACGATGATCGCCAGGCCCACGGCGACGCCGACCAGCATGATGTGTTGCCAGGTCAGATGCAGCACCTGGGCCCAGTCCAGATGGTTGAAGGTATCGATCAGGTTCATGGCTGGCCCTCGCTGTTCAGTGGATGCTCACGCAGGAAAGCGGCAGCCACGGCGGTCGGGTTCTGGTGCTCGACATCGACCTTGGCGTTGAGCTGGCGCATGGTTGCGTCATCCAGTTGCTCGGCCAGTGGCTTGAGCAGGCCGGCCAGCTGCGGGTTGGCGTCGAGCACGGCTTTGCGCACCACCGGCGCGGCGGTGTAGTCGGGGAAGTAGTGCTTGTCGTCTTCCAGCAACTTGAGGTTGAACGCGTTCAGGCGGCCATCGGTGGTGTACACCAGGCCGGCGAACACCTGGTTGTTGTGCATGGCGGTGTAGACCAGGCCGGCATCCATCTGGCGGATGTTGGCGCGGCCCACTTGCAAGTCGTACATCGCCTTCAGGCCGACCAGGCCGTCCGGGCGGTTGGCGAACTCGGTGTCCAGCGCCACCAGGTGGTTGCGTCGGCTTTCGTCACGCAGCACCTGGTTGAGGTCGCTGATCGAGTTGATCTGTGGATAAGCCTCGGCGACCTGCTTGGGCAGGCCCAGCGCGTAGGTGTTGCTGAACTTCGACGGGGTCAGCCAGATCAAGCCTTTCTTCGCGTCCAGTGCCTTGACCTTGGCGTAGGTGGCCTCGGCACTGGGCATGCGCTCATCGATATGGTTGTACGACACCAGTGACACGCCGGTGTATTCCCACATCAGGTCGAGCTGGCCGGTTTCCTGGGCCTGGCGCGCGATGCTGCTGCCAAGGCCGCTGGTGACGCGCACGTCAAAACCGTTGGCGCGCAGGTATTGCGCGGTGATTTCGGCGAGCACGGTCTGTTCGGTGAACACCCGCGCGCCGATGCGGATCAGCGGTTTTTCCGCTGCCTGGGCAAATCCTGCGAACAGCAGGGCCGCGCCCAGCAGCAAGGCGATTTTCTTGTTCATACGTTCCCTCTTGTTATCCAGCCAGGCCACGTTCCAGCCAGCGCTTGCTGGAGAAACTCACCGCCGCGTCCAGCACCAGCGCCAGCAGCGCGGTGCAGGCGGCACCCAGCAGCAGCTGTGGCTGGTTGTTCAGGGCGATGCCGGGGAAGATCAGGCTGCCCAGGCTGTTGGCGCCGATCAGGAAGGCCAGCGGTGCGGTGCCCACGTTCAGCGCCAGGGCCACGCGCACGCCGCCGACGATGATCGGCACGGCGTTGGGCAACTCAACCTGCCAGAGTTGCTGGCGCGGGGTCATGCCGATGCCGGTGGCGGCTTCCTTGAGCGAGGCGGGGACGTTTTTCAGGCCCTCGTAGGTGTTGCGCACGATGGGCAGGAGGGAGGCGAGGAACAGGGCGAAGATTGCAGGCCCGGCGCCGATGCCCAGGATACTCAGGGCGATGGCCAGAACGGCCAGGGGAGGGATGGTGTTGCCAACGTTGAACAACTGCATGAAGCGCTCGGCTTTGTCGACCCGCTGCGGTCGACTTAACGCAATGCCGGCGGGGATGCCCACGGCCAGCGCCGCCGCCATCGAAGCCAGCACCAGGACCAGGTGCGCTTGCAGGTAGAACCCAAGATCGTCGCGATAACGCGTGATCGTGTCGATGCCGATCCAGTGGACCAGCAGGGCCAGGATGACGAGCACGGCGGCCCATCCCAACAGCCCTTTTCCGTAGCGTTTTGCCACAGGCGGACTCCTTGTGTAGTCGGCGAGCACACTTCTTGGTTGCCGGCCAGTCCTGGCGGCGGGTGGTGTGTTCGCGAGTAGCAGCATGACGCACGCCGAAGGCTGCGATCAGGCCATGAGCCGAACCCCGTCGGGCCCGAAAATGCTGATGAAAACAGCTCCCCAACCGAAGCGGGTTGCAGGGGAGTGGACGTCTCCGTGGGTGTAAAGGTTCCCATCTGGGGCGGCATTTGGCCAGTGCTAATCACTGGGTGTATCGAAATATGGCGAGAAAAAACAGCGTATTGATTCGCTACAAGCGTTGAAATAACTGACCTGTGGCCATTTATCGTGATAAAGCGATTGCCTGTGGAATCGGCTTTGCCTGAGCCGGCCCTTTCGCGGGTAAACCCGCTCCCACAGGGACTGCACCGCACCTGGACGCTGTGCAGTCCCTGTGGGAGCGGGTTTACCCGCGAAGAGGCCGGCACAGCACCACTCATTCCTCAGGTTTTGGTCCCGGCCCAACTTCAGGTATGATATCGCCCCTTTTAAATCCCCCAGTCAGGCGATTTCCCATGACCAACCAGGCCGCCGAAGTCGCGAAGCGCCGCACTTTCGCAATCATTTCCCACCCCGACGCCGGTAAGACCACCATCACCGAGAAGCTGCTGCTGATGGGCAAGGCCATTGCCGTCGCCGGTACCGTGAAGTCGCGCAAGTCCGACCGCCACGCCACCTCCGACTGGATGGAAATGGAGAAGCAGCGCGGCATCTCCATCACCACCTCGGTGATGCAGTTCCCGTACCGCGAGCACATGATCAACCTGCTCGACACCCCCGGTCACGAAGACTTCTCGGAAGATACCTACCGCACCCTGACCGCGGTGGACTCGGCGCTGATGGTGCTCGATGGCGGTAAAGGTGTAGAGCCACGCACCATCGCCCTGATGGACGTGTGCCGCCTGCGCGACACGCCGATCGTCAGCTTCATCAACAAACTCGACCGTGACATCCGCGACCCGATCGAACTGCTCGACGAGATCGAAGCGGTACTGAAGATCAAGGCGGCACCGATCACCTGGCCGATCGGTTGCTACCGCGACTTCAAGGGCGTGTACCACCTGACCGGTGACTACATCGTGGTGTACACCCCGGGCCACGGCCACGAGCGCACCGAAGCCAAGATCATTCAGAAGCTGGATTCGGACGAGGCCCGCGCCCATCTGGGCGACCAGTACGACTCGTTCGTCGAGCAGCTGGAGCTGGTGCAGGGTGCCTGCCACGAGTTCAACCAGGAAGAGTTCATCAACGGCCAGCTGACCCCGGTGTTCTTCGGTACTGCATTGGGCAACTTCGGTGTCGACCACGTGCTCGACGCAGTCGTCGACTGGGCGCCGCGCCCGCTGGGCCGTGTTGCCCACGAGCGTACCGTCGAGCCTGTGGAAGAGAAGTTCACCGGCTTCGTGTTCAAGATCCAGGCGAACATGGACCCGAAACACCGCGACCGCATCGCCTTCATGCGCATTTGCTCGGGCAAGTACGAGAAAGGCATGAAGATGCGCCACGTGCGGATCAACAAGGACCTGCGTATCGGCGATGCGCTGACCTTCTTCTCCTCCGAGCGTGAGCAACTGGAAGAGGCCTATGCCGGCGACATCATTGGCCTGCACAACCACGGCACCATCCAGATCGGCGACACCTTCACCGAAGGCGAGGCGCTGGGCTTCACGGGTATCCCGCACTTCGCCCCGGAACTGTTCCGCCGCGTACGCCTGAAGGACCCGCTGAAATCCAAGCAGCTGCGTCAGGGCCTGCAGCAGCTGGCCGAAGAGGGCGCGACCCAGGTGTTCTTCCCGGAGCGCAGCAACGACATCATCCTCGGTGCGGTCGGTGTGCTGCAGTTCGACGTGGTCGCCAGCCGCCTGAAGGAAGAGTACAAGGTCGAGTGCGCCTACGAGCCGATCACCGTCTGGTCGGCGCGCTGGATCGGCTGCGACGACAAGAAGAAGCTCGAGGAATTCCAGAACAAGGCCATGGAAAACCTGGCCATCGACGGTGGCGGGCACCTGACCTACCTGGCGCCGACCCGGGTCAACCTGTCGCTGATGGAAGAGCGCTGGCCGGACATCAAGTTCCGCGCTACCCGCGAGCACCACTGATTTTCGAGAGCCTGCCAACTGACCCTGTGGGAGCGGGTTCACCCGCGAATGCGTCGGTGAATTCAATATCGCATTCGCGGCGGTTCGGCGCTCCGATGAACCCGCTCCCACAGGGACCGTGCTAAGACCGAAATTAATTCCCGGCCTTGATACTGGTCCAGATCCGGGTTCTGATACGGTCGATCTTCGCCGGCATTGCCTCCAGCGCATACAGCTTGCCCATCACTTCCTCGCTCGGGTAAACCATCGTGTTGTCCTTCATCGCCGGTTCCACGAGCCCGTCCGCTTCGAGGTTGCCGTTGGCGTACTGCACATGGTTGCTGATGTTGGCCATCACCTGCGGCTGCAGCAGGTAGTTCATGTAGGCATACCCGGCCTTTTCATCCGGCGCATCGGCCGGCATGGCGACCATGTCGAACCACATCGGCGCGCCTTCCTTCGGGATCGAGTACCCCACGTTCACTCCGTTCTTCGCTTCTTCGGCGCGATTCTTCGCCTGCAGCACATCCCCCGAGAAACCCACCACCACGCAGATATCGCCATTGGCCAGGTCGCCGGTGTACTTCGATGAGTGGAAGTAGCTGATGTACGGCCGCACCTGCATCAACAGCGCCTTGGCCTTGTCGTAGTCCGCCGGGTTCTGGCTGTGGTGCGGCAGGCCCAGGTAGTGCAGGGCGATCGGCAACAGTTCGGGGCCGTTGTCCAGCACGGCGACGCCGCAGGTTTTCAGCTTGCTCATGTATTCGGGCTTGAAGATCAGGTCCCATGAGTCCAGTGGCGCGTTGTCCCCGAGCACCGCCTTGACCTTGTCGATGTTGTAGCCGATACCGGTGCTGCCCCACAGGTAGGGGAAGCCGTACTGGTTGCCCGGGTCGTTCACCTCCAGCGCCTTGAGCAGCACCGGGTTGAGGTTGTGCCAGTTGGGCAGTTGCGACTTGTCCAGGCGCTTGAGGGCCTTGCCCTGGATCTGCCGGGCCATGAAATGGTTGGATGGAAACACCACGTCGTAGCCGGAGTTGCCGGTCATCAGCTTGCCGTCGAGGGTTTCGTTGCTGTCGTAAACATCGTAGGTGGGCACGATACCGCTGGCTTGCTGGAAGTTCTTCAGTGTGTCGGGGGCGACGTAGCTGGACCAGTTGTAGATCTTCACCGTTTCGGCGGCGCCGGCCACGCTGGCGGCCAGCATCAGGGGGGCGAGAAGGAGCGTGCGCATGTCGGGGTTACCTTGCTTTGTCTGTTGTTGTCGAAGGCAGGCGATCAGCGGATCAGAAAATAAGGACGTAGGTCTTGCGCACGGTCTCCTGGATGTCCCAGGTGCCGGTGCTGTTGGCCGGTAGCATCAGTGCGTCTCCGGCTTCTATGAGCAGCGGCTTGCCACCGTCGGGGGTGAAGGTGCAGCGGCCCTTGATGAAATGGCAGAACTCCTGCTGCACGATCTGCCGCCGCCAGCGCCCGGGGGTGCACTCCCAGATGCCGGTTTCGACGCCGTCGCTGCGTTCCACGCAGGTGACCGAGGTCACCGCCACGGGCTCGCCGAGTGGTACCGCAACGGGGTTGGAGCTATCCAGCACGGCGCTGTCGCTGTTCTTGAACTGGGTGATGTTCATGACCGGTGAATCCTGTGTCGGGGAAAGGGAAGTCAGTGCATGAAACCTTCCATGAAGTCCGCAAGACTGCTGGCCAGGCGCCGCCTCCACGACGCGCAGGCGGGATTGGCGAGGGTCCGGTCCTCGTGGACGAAACTCTGGATGATTGCGTTGTAGCCCAGCCAGCGGCAGGGCTCGGGTGGCCAGCTGGCCAGGCTTGAAAGCGGGCGGTTGTCGAGCACCCAGGGTTGCGCAGTCAGTTCGTTGTGCTGGTTGAGGATCAGCGCCGCCAGGGTGCGCCCGCCCAGGTTGGTGGCGCCGACACCCTCGCCGCCGTAGCCGCCGGCCAGGGCGATGCCGCGCTGGCGGTCGCAGAGCATGTGCGGGTGGAAGCGCCGTGCCATGCCCAGGTTGCCGCCCCACGAATGGGTGATGCGCACGTGCTTCAGCTGCGGGAACAGTTCGCTGAACAGATAGCGGCGCAGCTCGATTTCCTGTTCAGTGAGGTTGAAGTTTTCGCGCAGGCGGCCACCGAAGCGGTAGCCGCCACGGGCGCCGAATACCAGGCGGTTGTCGGCGGTACGCTGGCCATAGGTGACCTGGCGGCTGCTTTCGCTGAACGCCTGGCCCTGGTTCAGGCCGATCTGTTCCCAGGTGGCCTCCGGCAATGGCTCGGTGGCCACCAACAGGCTCTGTACCGGCAGCTGATGTTTGCCCAGTGGCGGCAGGCTGGCGGCGTAGCCCTCCACGGCGGGTACCATCCATTGGCAGCGAATGCGCGCCAACGGGGTACGCACCTCACCGGGCTGCCAGTCGATGGCCGGGGTGTTTTCGTAGATGGGTACGCCCAGCGCTTCTACCGCTCGGGCCAGGCCACGCGCCAGCTTGGCGGGTTGGATAGTTGCGGTGTGCGGGCTGTAGATGGCCCCATAGGCATTGCTGACCCGCAACTGGGCGTCCAGCTGTTCGGGGCGCAGCCAGCGGTAGTCGTCCTCGGTCATGCCCTGACGATAAAGGTCG
This genomic interval carries:
- a CDS encoding osmoprotectant ABC transporter ATP-binding protein OsmV, with protein sequence MIELKNLSKTFNVNGKDVKAVDAVSLTVNEGEICVFLGPSGCGKSTTLKMINRLITPTSGQVFINGEDTTGLDEVTLRRHIGYVIQQIGLFPNMTIEENITVVPRLLGWDKQKCHERARELMHMIKLEPKQYLQRYPRELSGGQQQRIGVIRALAAEAPVLLMDEPFGAVDPINREMIQNEFFEMQRALNKTVIMVSHDIDEAIKLGDKIAIFRAGKLLQLDHPDTLLAHPADEFVSNFVGQDSTLKRLLLVRAEDAADNAPSVSPQTPVSDALELLDEHDRRYVVVTDAQNKALGYVRRRDMHRQQGTCGDFLRPFNATAAHDEHLRILLSRMYEFNRAWLPVLDAEQVFLGEVTQESIAAYLSSGRSRGAKTSIVSPAEAVIS
- a CDS encoding ABC transporter permease, translating into MNLIDTFNHLDWAQVLHLTWQHIMLVGVAVGLAIIVGVPLGILMTRFPAVAGPLQASATVLLTIPSIALFGLLLPFYSRFGQGLGPLPAITAVFLYSLLPILRNTYLALTNVEPGIREAARGIGMTFGQRLRMVELPIAVPVILAGVRTAVVMNIGVMTIAATIGAGGLGVLILTSISRSDMSMLLVGAVLVSLLAIIADLLLQTLQRALTPEGLRS
- a CDS encoding glycine betaine ABC transporter substrate-binding protein, encoding MNKKIALLLGAALLFAGFAQAAEKPLIRIGARVFTEQTVLAEITAQYLRANGFDVRVTSGLGSSIARQAQETGQLDLMWEYTGVSLVSYNHIDERMPSAEATYAKVKALDAKKGLIWLTPSKFSNTYALGLPKQVAEAYPQINSISDLNQVLRDESRRNHLVALDTEFANRPDGLVGLKAMYDLQVGRANIRQMDAGLVYTAMHNNQVFAGLVYTTDGRLNAFNLKLLEDDKHYFPDYTAAPVVRKAVLDANPQLAGLLKPLAEQLDDATMRQLNAKVDVEHQNPTAVAAAFLREHPLNSEGQP
- a CDS encoding ABC transporter permease is translated as MAKRYGKGLLGWAAVLVILALLVHWIGIDTITRYRDDLGFYLQAHLVLVLASMAAALAVGIPAGIALSRPQRVDKAERFMQLFNVGNTIPPLAVLAIALSILGIGAGPAIFALFLASLLPIVRNTYEGLKNVPASLKEAATGIGMTPRQQLWQVELPNAVPIIVGGVRVALALNVGTAPLAFLIGANSLGSLIFPGIALNNQPQLLLGAACTALLALVLDAAVSFSSKRWLERGLAG
- a CDS encoding peptide chain release factor 3; the protein is MTNQAAEVAKRRTFAIISHPDAGKTTITEKLLLMGKAIAVAGTVKSRKSDRHATSDWMEMEKQRGISITTSVMQFPYREHMINLLDTPGHEDFSEDTYRTLTAVDSALMVLDGGKGVEPRTIALMDVCRLRDTPIVSFINKLDRDIRDPIELLDEIEAVLKIKAAPITWPIGCYRDFKGVYHLTGDYIVVYTPGHGHERTEAKIIQKLDSDEARAHLGDQYDSFVEQLELVQGACHEFNQEEFINGQLTPVFFGTALGNFGVDHVLDAVVDWAPRPLGRVAHERTVEPVEEKFTGFVFKIQANMDPKHRDRIAFMRICSGKYEKGMKMRHVRINKDLRIGDALTFFSSEREQLEEAYAGDIIGLHNHGTIQIGDTFTEGEALGFTGIPHFAPELFRRVRLKDPLKSKQLRQGLQQLAEEGATQVFFPERSNDIILGAVGVLQFDVVASRLKEEYKVECAYEPITVWSARWIGCDDKKKLEEFQNKAMENLAIDGGGHLTYLAPTRVNLSLMEERWPDIKFRATREHH